TGCTGCTAATATTTTAAAACCAGCTTTAGCAAGAGGCGAGATACAAACAATTGGTGCTACTACTTTAGATGAGTATAGAAAGTACTTTGAAAAAGATGCTGCATTAGAAAGACGCTTTCAATCTATTATGATTGATGAGAATACAGTTGAAGAATCTATAGATATTTTAAAAGGATTAAGGGACTCTTATGAAGCTCATCATAGAGTTCATATTACTGATGAGTCTATTGTTTCTGCAGTAAAATTATCTGATAGATATATTCAGGATAGATTTTTGCCTGATAAAGCGATTGATTTGATTGATGAAGCTGCTTCAAAAGTCAGATTAAGTAATAATATTAGACCAGATGAATTTAAAGAGATAAATCGACAACTCGATGAAATTAATAAAGAAAAAGAGTCGGCTGTTGAAAATCAAGAATTTGAAAAGGCGGCCAGACTAAGAGATAAGGAAAAAGAATTAGAGAATAAATATCAGGATTTAAAAGATAAATGGGAAGCAGAAAAAGATTCAAATGATACCAGTGTTTCTCCTGAAGACATTGCATCGATAGTATCAAGTTGGACAGGTATCCCTGTTGAGAAGCTTGAAGAAAAAGAAAAGTCACGTCTATTAAAATTAGAGGATAAACTCCATGAAAGGGTTATTGGACAGGATGAAGCTATTAAATCTGTATCACAAGCTATTAGAAGGGCTCGTTCAGGCTTAAAGCCACCGAAGAGGCCTATAGGTTCATTTATGTTTTTAGGGCCAACTGGGGTTGGTAAAACTGAGCTTGCACGTGCTTTAGCTGAAGCTATGTTTGATGATGAAGATGCTATGATTAGGCTCGATATGTCTGAATATATGGAAAAACATTCAGTTTCGAGGATGGTAGGTTCTCCTCCTGGGTATGTTGGTTATGATGATGGGGGACAGTTAACAGAACCTGTAAGAAGAAAACCATATTCAGTAATATTATTTGATGAAATAGAAAAAGCTCATCCTGATGTATTTAATATGCTCTTGCAGATATTAGAAGATGGTGTTTTAACTGATTCCCATGGTAGAAATGTTGATTTTAATAATGCAGTTATTATAATGACATCTAATGTTGGTGCAAATATGATTAATAGTCAAGCTTCTTTAGGCTTTAAGGCAGGGAAAAATGAGAGACAAAAAGAATATGAAGCTATGAAAGAAAAGGTTATGGAAGATTTAAGAAAGACATTTAGACCTGAGTTTATTAACAGGTTAGATGAAACTATAGTTTTCCATTCACTAAGCAAAGAAGAAATTAAGAGTATAGTTGAATTAATGTTAGAAGATCTTGAGGAGAGGTTATCAGAAAAGAACCTTGAAATCGAGTTATCAGAAGAAGCTAAAGGTAAATTAGCTGATGATGGATATGATCCGGACTATGGAGCTAGACCTTTAAGAAGATCAATTCAAAAGTTAATTGAAACTCCACTTTCTGAGAAGTTGATCTCTGGGGAGTATGTAGATGGTGACAAGATTAAAGTAGAAACTGATAAAGATAATAATCTAGTATTTACTAAATAGATTGTTAGTGTAGTAATAAATACAATCTTGTAAGACAAGCTTAAAAATGGTATAATTATTATGATAATAATTAAATAAAATGTAAAATATTCAAGTAGGTGATTTGTCTATTGGCTAAACCAAAAAAGTATTATAAATGTACTGAATGCGGCTATAAATCTTCTAACTGGATGGGAAAGTGTTCCAGCTGTGATAGCTGGAACACTTTTGTTGAATATATGGAAAATAAAAGCAAAAAAAATACTGAAAATATTTCCAGGGATATTACTGTTAAACCTTTAATTGAGGAGTCTATTGAGACAGATGATGAGAGGATTTCAGTTAATATTAATGAGGTTGATAGGGTTTTAGGGGGAGGATTAGTAAAAGGTTCTTTAGTTTTGTTAGGTGGAGAACCTGGAATAGGTAAGTCAACATTAACTTTGCAGATAGCTCATAAGCTAGCAAAAAATAATAATAAAATTTTATATATTTCTGGCGAAGAATCTGCAAATCAAATTTCAATTAGAGCAAAAAGGCTTAATGCTTTTAATGAAAATATTTATATAATGTCTATAACCGATATAAATAGTATTCATGAGCACTTAAATAGCTCTACCTATGACCTTGTAATAGCTGATTCAATTCAGACAATATACGACTCCCAATACGATTCGTCTCCTGGGAGTACTGTTCAAATTAGAGAAGTGACTTCTTCTTTTATGAGTTTTGCAAAAAGAGAGAATGTTCCAGTGATTATTATTGGTCATGTTACTAAAAAAGGACAAATAGCAGGTCCTAAATTAATGGAGCATATGGTAGATACAGTTTTATATTTAAGTGGAGAAAGTAATAATTATAGATTATTAAAGGGGCATAAAAATAGATTTGGGTCAGTTGAAGAGGTTGGCGTTTTTTCAATGGATGGAGATGGTTTATGTGAAGTTGAGAATCCTTCAAACCTGTTTTTGAGAGAACGACCAATAAATTCATCTGGGTCTACTGTTGTTCCTATTTCAGAAGGGAATAGAGTTATATTAGTCGAGCTCCAGGCATTAGTTGCCCCAAGCAGTTATGGTAATCCACAAAGAATTGCTTCAGGAATTGATAGAGGAAGAGCAAATTTGATCTTAGCAGTTTTAGAAAAAAGGCTAGGATTAAATCTTTCTGAAAGAGATGCTCATTTCAATATAGTTGGTGGTTTAAATGTTAAAGAGCCTGCTTTAGATTTAGCTTTAGCAGCTGCCATAATTTCAAGTTATTTAGATTATGATATCCCTTCAAATGCAGTATTTTTTGGGGAAATAGGTTTGAGTGGTGAAGTTAGGTCTGTACAGGCTGATAATAACAGGATTAAAGAAGCAAAAAAAATGGACTTTAGTCAAATAGTTTTGCCTAAAGGAAATATAAAAGGTAATAGATTTGAGAAAGTTGATTTACATCCTATTTCTAATGTGAATGAGTTGTTTAAGCTTATTAAAAATAACTTTTAACTAAGGAGGTGGCCAAATGGATAGAGGCGATGATATAATGTATGATGCTCTACATATAATTGCACCTGGTACAGTTTTTAGAGAAGGCTTAGAAAATATTCTGAGAGCTAAAACAGGTGGTTTAATTGTAGTAGGAGATAATGAAGAAATAATGAGTACTGTTGATGGTGGCTTCAATATTAATGCAGATCTTACTCCTGCTAGATTATATGAGTTAGCAAAAATGGATGGGGCAATAATATTAAATAAACAGGCTGATAAAATTCTAATTGCAAATGCTCAATTAGTACCTGACTATAATATATCTTCACAGGAGACAGGAACAAGACATAGAACAGCAGAAAGAGTTGCTAAACAGACTGGAGAATTAGTTGTTTCTATTTCTCAAAGGCGTGATGTTATAACTCTATATAAAGATAATTCTAAAAGGGTTTTAGAGGATATACGAGTTGTTTTATCTAAAGCAAATCAGGCAGTCCAAACACTGGATAAGTATAGATCTGTTTTGGATCAGTCTTTGACTAATCTTAGCGCCCTTGAGTTTGAGGATTTAGTGACTATAGCTGATGTAGTGACTGTAATTCAAAGAGCTGAAATGGTTCTTAAAATTCAAAATGAGATTGAAAAATATATTACTGAATTGGGCTCAGAGGGTAGATTAGTAAAAATGCAGTTGGAAGAATTGGTAACTAATGTTAGACAGGAGACAATTCTTTTAATAAGGGATTATATTGACTATGAAGATGAGGAGCCTGATGCAGAAGAGTTATTAGATGAATTAACTGACTGGTCTTCCGATGAAATGCTTGCTACTGGAACAATTAGTAAAGCCCTTGGTCTTGGTGGCAGTGTTAATTCTATGGATTTATCTATATCTCCTAAAGGATACAGGTTGCTCAGAAAAATTCCAAGACTACCAATGCCAGTTATTGAAAATTTAATTGATGAATTTGAAAATCTTGAAGCAGTAATAAATGCTACTTCTGATGAATTAGATGATGTTGATGGAATTGGAGAAGTTAGGGCTAGATCTATAAGGGAAGGCCTGAGAAGGTTAAGGGACCAGGTTCTTTTAGATAGACATATTTAATAAATACAGTTGATTGACAGTAATATTTTTAGATGATAAGATTATCTTAGGACTTTTATGCCTATAAATAAAGGGAGCTGATCTATTTGAGATTTGAGATAGGAGATAAGATTGTTTATCCTAATCATGGGGCAGGAACTATTATTGGAATTGAAACTAAAGAAATTTTAGGAGATGAA
Above is a window of Halonatronomonas betaini DNA encoding:
- a CDS encoding ATP-dependent Clp protease ATP-binding subunit; this translates as MFDRFTERARKVLKYAEEEARSLKHNYIGTEHILLGLIREEDGIAGSILNDLDITLDKVRKKVKNIIGEGNQKKDSIKSIGLTPRTKKILNLSMDEARKLDHNYIGTEHILLALIREGEGVGINIITQLGGNLDDIRDDILDIIGGNKSRSAVVSEGKGGTPNLDEYSRDLTALDKEGKLDPVIGRDKEIQRVIQVLSRRTKNNPVLIGEPGVGKTAIVEGLAERINKEEVPELLLNKRVISLDLSAMVAGTKYRGEFEKRLKSVMNDIQKSGDVLLFIDELHTLIGAGAAEGAIDAANILKPALARGEIQTIGATTLDEYRKYFEKDAALERRFQSIMIDENTVEESIDILKGLRDSYEAHHRVHITDESIVSAVKLSDRYIQDRFLPDKAIDLIDEAASKVRLSNNIRPDEFKEINRQLDEINKEKESAVENQEFEKAARLRDKEKELENKYQDLKDKWEAEKDSNDTSVSPEDIASIVSSWTGIPVEKLEEKEKSRLLKLEDKLHERVIGQDEAIKSVSQAIRRARSGLKPPKRPIGSFMFLGPTGVGKTELARALAEAMFDDEDAMIRLDMSEYMEKHSVSRMVGSPPGYVGYDDGGQLTEPVRRKPYSVILFDEIEKAHPDVFNMLLQILEDGVLTDSHGRNVDFNNAVIIMTSNVGANMINSQASLGFKAGKNERQKEYEAMKEKVMEDLRKTFRPEFINRLDETIVFHSLSKEEIKSIVELMLEDLEERLSEKNLEIELSEEAKGKLADDGYDPDYGARPLRRSIQKLIETPLSEKLISGEYVDGDKIKVETDKDNNLVFTK
- the radA gene encoding DNA repair protein RadA, with the translated sequence MAKPKKYYKCTECGYKSSNWMGKCSSCDSWNTFVEYMENKSKKNTENISRDITVKPLIEESIETDDERISVNINEVDRVLGGGLVKGSLVLLGGEPGIGKSTLTLQIAHKLAKNNNKILYISGEESANQISIRAKRLNAFNENIYIMSITDINSIHEHLNSSTYDLVIADSIQTIYDSQYDSSPGSTVQIREVTSSFMSFAKRENVPVIIIGHVTKKGQIAGPKLMEHMVDTVLYLSGESNNYRLLKGHKNRFGSVEEVGVFSMDGDGLCEVENPSNLFLRERPINSSGSTVVPISEGNRVILVELQALVAPSSYGNPQRIASGIDRGRANLILAVLEKRLGLNLSERDAHFNIVGGLNVKEPALDLALAAAIISSYLDYDIPSNAVFFGEIGLSGEVRSVQADNNRIKEAKKMDFSQIVLPKGNIKGNRFEKVDLHPISNVNELFKLIKNNF
- the disA gene encoding DNA integrity scanning diadenylate cyclase DisA; amino-acid sequence: MDRGDDIMYDALHIIAPGTVFREGLENILRAKTGGLIVVGDNEEIMSTVDGGFNINADLTPARLYELAKMDGAIILNKQADKILIANAQLVPDYNISSQETGTRHRTAERVAKQTGELVVSISQRRDVITLYKDNSKRVLEDIRVVLSKANQAVQTLDKYRSVLDQSLTNLSALEFEDLVTIADVVTVIQRAEMVLKIQNEIEKYITELGSEGRLVKMQLEELVTNVRQETILLIRDYIDYEDEEPDAEELLDELTDWSSDEMLATGTISKALGLGGSVNSMDLSISPKGYRLLRKIPRLPMPVIENLIDEFENLEAVINATSDELDDVDGIGEVRARSIREGLRRLRDQVLLDRHI